Proteins from one Oryza sativa Japonica Group chromosome 12, ASM3414082v1 genomic window:
- the LOC4352204 gene encoding uncharacterized protein, which produces MAGGGMFGGAGAFWATRALEVVKRNDSPGLLWKRIKLTTTRKNNAKKRLKRLWQNEAVIRACGEAESSSSSTSNTASASGKQQ; this is translated from the exons ATGGCGGGAGGCGGCATgttcggcggcgccggcgcgttcTGGGCGACGCGGGCGCTGGAGGTGGTGAAGCGGAACGACTCCCCGGGACTGCTCTGGAAGCGGATCAAGCTCACCACCACCCGCAAGAACAACGCCAAGAAGCGCCTCAAGCGCCTCTGGCAG AATGAGGCAGTTATAAGGGCTTGTGGTGAAGCagaatcgtcgtcgtcgtcaacatCAAACACCGCATCGGCCTCTGGGAAACAACAGTAG
- the LOC4352205 gene encoding uncharacterized protein has protein sequence MQENKRGDKEECTYYMWKQKFVVKPECRDKKRMEVDKWVITLAFPHGQRLSRGARSPGVYAFLPTEMVTNLPFIIQADFLLASSRESILLDSQWNRGILDCVPYAFVSAFEALLKSSSNAPSFALPPIFRFLPVATSSIPVFDSVRLSIKNNIATKDIMPCESFDTQKVFCKPSEVARLDGAFWRILIMAKKRGINLQNLCSHGTSVLNSYLDSKEYNDVLGFLGVGYVNHEWYGKFIDGSNLVTQAPEDIYLEILSFIADNWWLKFSNTSMSDVPLIKYVTGADCPSYCSVSGANMHHKRICIASNVNDLPWIIGWSKELSTTSNMFFLPLNTQKSLNTFCRRTQIIEWLQKIAKLEIRNLYEYAFAASKTIYKASSAIAYCHFLYHSHANKYITEGSIINLSHAMPLVDKCGSVIKQKNALLVPAEGSNWFTLIGTNPWRSQKYIDLSADYMSSGTYAGNYTPEGQLITFLRTYAQAMDVPFMHPPNASFPSVSSPLARENALLLLQWIKNIRSSNISLPHNFLSCIRNGKWLKTSVGYKSPSESFLSSVGWGSKLQIQFIFSGVPIVDEEFYGSKLRGYVEELRAIGVQFEFANANLHIADQPLSMENVILLLQWIKDLRSIGVQLPHNIRSYIRNGSWLKTSIGYSSPSRSFLLPAHSGNLGQIISVFSDVAIIDQEFYENKISAYKDELHGIGVQFEFADASVHIVNYLMSKSSNGALSRVNMFAMLQFIRNLTENNLTSVNFIEKIKKGCQFKTCLGNRLPVNSILFNSEWENASVISSLPFIDTLFYGEDILEYKPELELLGVHVAFKQNYQLLVDNFSLIRDQITPDVTILMLKCLRYAEIPQHFAKKLKELKWLKTCLGFRAPPGTFLVNDDWKCLLNIVDDVPLLDLKFYGDEIRVYAGELRKVSVIVGFIEASKAIACRVTKLLCSSLFTEERGVAMLECYRELSTKHGKLPVDLANCMKYERWLHTSLGFRAPQEAIIFGSEWEHVSKISNLPFIDDYYYSEYGQGKGISIYRDELMALGAKAELKHGAPFVISGLKIPHDASAITPEAVISLLKCIRSWKMLGSALPDNFMSSINLRWVKTTAGYRHPKNCLLFGPACSSLHRDDGPFVDEVFYGQEILSYESELHTLGVIVDARAGCALMAQCLKSCSNGDAISRIYSYLEALRWKPRNANDNWIWVPQGSDNGQWVSPDRCVLYDRNSLFGSQLHVLVTWYDYKLLRFFKTVFGVKGHPTIGDYCRLWIMWQNSKSTPTPKDCAAFFEFVDKNWNTEIGKYLAGSITKVPVCSEDRILLLPKQDVFIPDDLLLEDLFRMQAEQPLFVWYPPASLSLLSPAKLNEIYSTVGVQKISKVVTRDESEDLKLDHSLTMVQKGTVIKPGLLRIILAFLADPALDFPAEKRHEMVSCLTNVVVYETAMPLTVSYQVGLSSGRSLNVKSARIFRWEREESRIFMTRNFGSASLENAERVQCAAYFAEEISKGLLFERTDQVPALAELIMAGFLLDFDVPAVRFLLKFKNVRLLEDDEQFCSYLA, from the coding sequence ATGCAAGAAAATAAAAGGGGTGATAAAGAGGAGTGTACCTACTATATGTGGAAGCAGAAGTTTGTGGTCAAACCAGAGTGCAGAGATAAGAAAAGAATGGAGGTAGATAAATGGGTGATTACCTTAGCATTTCCTCATGGACAACGACTAAGCAGAGGAGCACGGTCACCTGGTGTCTATGCATTCCTGCCAACAGAGATGGTTACTAATTTGCCCTTCATTATTCAAGCTGATTTCCTTCTTGCTTCATCCCGTGAGTCCATCCTGCTTGACAGCCAATGGAATCGTGGTATACTTGATTGCGTACCTTATGCTTTTGTCAGTGCATTTGAAGCTCTTTTGAAATCATCAAGCAATGCCCCATCATTTGCCCTTCCTCCAATTTTTAGGTTTCTGCCAGTAGCAACTTCTTCCATACCTGTGTTTGATTCAGTAAGGTTGTCAATAAAAAACAATATTGCAACTAAAGATATAATGCCTTGCGAGTCCTTTGATACACAGAAGGTTTTCTGCAAACCCAGTGAGGTCGCTAGGCTGGATGGTGCGTTCTGGAGAATTCTAATCATGGCCAAGAAACGTGGAATTAATCTGCAGAATTTATGTTCTCATGGCACTTCTGTCCTGAACTCCTATCTTGATAGCAAGGAATACAATGATGTATTAGGATTTCTGGGAGTTGGATATGTCAACCATGAATGGTATGGTAAGTTTATTGATGGTTCAAATCTTGTGACACAGGCTCCGGAAGATATTTATCTTGAAATATTATCTTTTATTGCTGATAATTGGTGGTTGAAGTTTTCTAATACAAGCATGTCGGATGTACCCCTCATAAAATATGTGACTGGAGCTGATTGTCCGTCATATTGCAGTGTAAGTGGAGCTAACATGCATCATAAGAGGATTTGTATAGCATCCAATGTTAATGACTTACCATGGATTATTGGCTGGAGCAAGGAACTCTCAACTACCTCTAACATGTTCTTTCTGCCCCTGAATACACAGAAGTCTCTTAACACGTTTTGCAGGAGAACacagattattgagtggcttcAGAAAATTGCGAAGCTGGAAATTCGGAACCTCTATGAATATGCTTTTGCAGCTTCGAAGACTATTTATAAGGCAAGTTCTGCTATTGCTTACTGCCACTTCCTTTATCACTCACATGCAAACAAATACATTACTGAGGGGAGCATTATCAACCTGTCTCATGCAATGCCTTTGGTAGATAAATGTGGATCCGTGATAAAACAGAAAAATGCTTTGCTTGTTCCTGCTGAAGGGAGCAACTGGTTTACTTTGATTGGAACGAATCCTTGGAGATCTCAAAAGTATATTGATCTATCAGCAGATTACATGTCTTCTGGAACTTATGCCGGAAATTATACACCTGAAGGTCAGCTCATAACATTCTTAAGGACTTATGCACAAGCAATGGATGTGCCGTTTATGCATCCTCCCAATGCTAGTTTCCCCTCTGTTTCATCTCCTTTAGCTAGGGAGAATGCACTTTTGCTTCTGCAATGGATTAAGAATATAAGATCAAGCAATATCAGTCTACCACATAACTTCTTGAGCTGTATCAGAAATGGGAAGTGGCTAAAGACTTCTGTTGGTTACAAGTCGCCATCAGAATCTTTTCTATCAAGTGTAGGATGGGGAAGCAAGCTACAGATTCAATTCATTTTTTCTGGTGTGCCCATAGTTGACGAAGAATTCTATGGGAGTAAACTGCGTGGGTACGTGGAAGAGTTGAGAGCAATTGGAGTGCAGTTTGAGTTCGCAAATGCTAATTTACACATTGCCGACCAACCGTTGAGCATGGAAAATGTTATTTTACTCCTACAGTGGATCAAGGATCTAAGATCGATAGGTGTCCAACTACCTCATAACATCAGGAGCTATATTAGGAATGGAAGTTGGCTGAAGACATCAATTGGGTACAGTTCTCCGTCACGATCTTTTTTGTTGCCTGCACATTCAGGAAATTTGGGGCAGATCATATCTGTATTTTCTGATGTGGCCATCATTGATCAAGAATtttatgaaaataaaataagcGCATACAAGGACGAGCTGCATGGTATTGGAGTGCAGTTTGAGTTTGCAGATGCATCTGTACATATTGTCAACTATCTTATGTCAAAATCATCAAACGGTGCTCTTTCTCGGGTCAATATGTTTGCAATGCTTCAGTTTATCAGAAACCTGACCGAGAATAACCTGACCTCTGTAAATTTcattgaaaaaattaaaaagggcTGCCAGTTCAAGACTTGCCTTGGGAACAGATTGCCAGTAAATTCTATCCTGTTTAACTCAGAATGGGAAAATGCTTCTGTCATCAGCTCATTGCCTTTTATTGACACCCTGTTTTATGGTGAGGACATACTTGAGTACAAACCAGAGCTTGAGCTACTGGGAGTTCATGTTGCCTTTAAACAGAATTACCAGCTGCTAGTTGACAACTTCAGTCTCATTAGAGATCAAATTACTCCTGATGTCACCATACTGATGCTCAAGTGCCTTCGATATGCTGAGATACCTCAACATTTTGCTAAAAAGCTGAAAGAGCTGAAATGGTTGAAGACTTGTCTTGGCTTCAGAGCTCCTCCTGGAACTTTCCTCGTTAATGATGATTGGAAATGTCTTCTGAATATTGTTGATGATGTACCGCTGCTTGATTTGAAGTTCTATGGAGATGAAATTAGGGTGTACGCAGGAGAGTTAAGGAAGGTTAGTGTAATCGTTGGCTTTATAGAGGCAAGTAAGGCAATTGCCTGTAGAGTCACGAAACTGTTATGTTCTTCCTTGTTTACAGAGGAGAGGGGAGTTGCCATGCTGGAATGCTACAGAGAACTTAGTACCAAGCATGGAAAGTTACCTGTTGATCTTGCCAATTGCATGAAGTATGAGAGATGGCTGCATACATCACTTGGATTCAGAGCTCCTCAGGAAGCAATTATTTTTGGTTCTGAATGGGAACATGTTTCTAAAATTTCCAATCTACCCTTCATTGatgattattattattctgaGTATGGCCAGGGGAAAGGTATCAGCATCTACAGAGATGAACTAATGGCCTTGGGTGCCAAGGCTGAACTAAAACATGGAGCACCCTTTGTCATCTCTGGACTCAAAATTCCTCATGATGCTTCAGCTATTACACCAGAAGCTGTTATATCATTGCTGAAGTGCATCAGGAGCTGGAAAATGCTTGGCTCAGCTTTACCTGACAATTTCATGAGCTCAATCAACCTGAGGTGGGTGAAGACGACTGCAGGATATAGGCATCCCAAGAATTGTCTCCTGTTTGGTCCTGCCTGCTCTTCTCTTCACAGGGATGATGGCCCCTTCGTAGATGAAGTGTTTTATGGGCAGGAGATATTGTCATATGAGAGTGAGCTGCACACATTAGGAGTTATTGTGGATGCTAGGGCTGGCTGTGCGCTGATGGCGCAGTGCTTAAAGAGTTGCTCTAATGGCGATGCAATTTCCAGGATATACTCATATTTGGAGGCATTACGTTGGAAGCCTCGCAATGCTAACGATAATTGGATTTGGGTACCACAGGGAAGTGATAATGGACAGTGGGTGAGCCCAGATCGTTGTGTTCTTTATGACAGAAATAGCCTCTTTGGCTCTCAGCTCCATGTTTTGGTAACATGGTACGACTACAAGCTACTTAGGTTTTTCAAAACTGTTTTTGGTGTGAAGGGTCATCCAACGATTGGCGACTACTGCAGGCTCTGGATCATGTGGCAGAACTCCAAATCCACTCCGACACCAAAAGATTGTGCTGCTTTCTTTGAATTTGTTGATAAGAATTGGAACACAGAAATTGGCAAGTACCTTGCTGGATCCATCACAAAAGTTCCTGTCTGCTCAGAAGATCGGATCTTGCTACTTCCGAAGCAGGATGTGTTCATTCCAGATGATCTGCTGCTGGAGGATTTGTTCAGGATGCAGGCTGAGCAACCTTTATTTGTATGGTATCCACCAGCTAGCTTGTCTCTCTTATCTCCAGCAAAACTAAATGAGATTTATAGCACTGTTGGTGTCCAGAAAATATCCAAGGTTGTTACGCGGGATGAATCTGAGGACTTGAAGCTCGATCATTCGCTAACCATGGTTCAGAAAGGAACCGTGATCAAACCTGGCTTGCTCAGGATCATACTAGCATTTCTTGCAGATCCTGCTCTCGACTTTCCTGCTGAAAAGAGGCATGAAATGGTATCATGCCTCACCAATGTGGTTGTCTATGAGACAGCTATGCCTCTCACAGTGAGCTATCAGGTAGGGCTTTCTTCAGGAAGAAGCTTGAACGTTAAATCTGCACGGATTTTCCGCTGGGAAAGGGAGGAATCCAGAATTTTCATGACTAGGAATTTCGGGTCGGCGTCACTGGAGAATGCGGAGAGGGTACAGTGTGCAGCATATTTTGCTGAGGAGATATCAAAAGGGTTGTTGTTTGAGAGAACAGACCAAGTTCCTGCTCTCGCTGAGCTTATCATGGCTGGGTTTCTGTTGGACTTTGATGTTCCTGCTGTTCGGTTTCTGTTGAAGTTCAAGAACGTAAGGCTGCTTGAGGACGATGAACAGTTCTGCAGCTACCTTGCATAG